TCGCTTTTGTAATCACACTTCTCACCGGGAGAGCGGGCGAGTGAGGCACGGCGGTCTGGGATGCCCTTGCCCCCTGTTGTCAGTCTTTGAGGAGTTTCGACAGAAGATGTTAAAGCTGTTCGATTGATCGGCACAGGGGGATTCTGCAGCAGCTCAACTCGTTCATCTCGTTCAGGGGGAGCGCTCTGTTAGGGACTATTCCATCAAGTTCAATACCATGGCAGCAGCATGCGGCTGAAACAAGTCGGCTCTCCAAGCACAGTTTTGTGGATGGACTTAGCGATGATATCCAAGACAAGATTGCTTCCCACAACCTGCCTCACTTCCTAGACACCATCATCGAGCTTGCGCTTAAGGCTCGGATGCTCTTTCACCATCACCGCCGCTTGCTGCGTCATTGCGTCCTCCTGAATCAGGTGGCCAATACCACCTCACCCACCCCGCCTTCCCTCTCTGCCGACGCTGAACCCATGCAGCTGAGCCGGAAGGAAGTCTGTGCATAGCATCAATGTGCAGGTAATAGCTATATTTTGGCTCCTTAATATTGGCATTACAAATGATAAACTACTTGGTCTTCCCAGGTAATATGTGACGCAACCCACCTCATCACTGATGTTGAGGCAAAATGGCCTGGGTCTGTACATGATGCCAGAATATTTAGAGAGTCATCTCTGTGCAACAAATTCCAACAGGGTACGTTTTGTTAGACACATGCTTGTaatctttattacatttataaaacaactCAAACATTACAGGACACTTCTATGGTTACTTGCTGGGGGACAGAGGATACCCTTGCCTTCCCCTGATCCTGAGCCCAGACACGCTTCAACCGGTCTCACAGCAGAACACGGGCCAAGGTGGAGATGACAATAGGCAATCTGAAGGCGAGGTTTCAGTGTCTTCAGGGCTCAGGGTCAGTCCAAATAGGGCATGTGACATCATAGTTGCTTGTGTGGTACTCCACAATAAGAGGATAAAGGCATCCCCCCTGTCCTGATGAAAATGACCTAGATATACACCCATTCAAACTAGCAGACCACAGAGATGGCAGAATGCTTAGAGACATGATTTGTCAAAATGACTTTATTTGATGCTCTATTTCTTCATAtcctgaaataaaaaaagagacatgacagatttgtatttatttctttatacacacacacaccacacaaaATCCCCCCCAAAATAACAGATTCATGTTCACATAGGATTCTCACCTTAAGGCGATGCTCCAGTAATTCTATTTCAAGTTTGGCCTTTTTAATGGCCAGCCTTTTCTCCTCTAGCTGAAGCTGTATAAGGTCCATGTCCATatcagtttttttaatttgcCTTAATAGATGGACCTTATACAGCTCCTTTGCAGACAACTAGGAAGGCAAAGTAAATAAGAtggttaaagaagaaaatttggCACAtagtaacattatgtaaataaGGACAACCAGGGACAAGTTCTTACACTCTTAAGATTATGTGTAGAGGTAGATGGACCCTCATCTGTATGTACAtcagaggtgggtagagtacccaaaatctgtCCTCAAGTAAAAGTGcaagtacttatacaaaaatgtactccaGTTAAAGTTAAAGTATCAAATCTAATGATTTACtcgagtaagagtaaaaaagtattagatgaaaaaactactcaagtagttagttactcgttacttcgtcaatttatgcaatttcccatattcgatgatcatttaaattaacgatcaatcaatcgaataatcgttaacagtaatagtgcaataagccttcACTGCAGTGGAatatagccaatgacataaaagtgtgcaTAAAAACGACAGCTTCCTCACacgaattaaaagattttattttgtctaaataacatgctagtgggattgttaaatgagtcaatgtagttgttgttttgataaaatcatcaatttaaacttatctcgtaatgaaatataatgactaatagacacaGTGTATAACTCCGCCTCACATGGGCACTCTGCAACAGACGCATGAAAGTCCATGtcaaaataacagttttattatcatcaagtgttatttatcaagttgtttacctcgctttccgagtcgttgatacactgtttgtaattatatccaagaagcacacgAAGGGCGCTGTTCTCGTCGTCACCTCAGCTTAGacgtactttcagcaaagatcagtggtggacgaattacacaaatcgtgtacttgagtaaaagtaaagatacccagggtaaaatattactcaagtaaaagtagaagtacttgcttaaaatttttacttgactaaaagtacaaaagtatctgcctcaaaatgtacttaagtacaaaagtactgtgatttattatggccgtatcatttttgtcacaaaactcaaattatgtgaaataacTCTCTTGGCTAACCAATCAATTAATAAAAGGACATTAATAAATCAGACactgatgtctattaaaattatcataagcctaaaaccttaaaaacaaaaaatttcctTTAGCATCAAATGAAATAATAGGATTTGAGAGCAGAAAGTCTCATTTCAAGATTTATTTGCTAAATAATTTATCAGTTtaagtgtaataaaaacttgaCTTAAGCACAGGTTCACAATAGTTTTCAAAACATATACATAACGTTATCTAGAAATCAGTCTCCCTCtctttgacaaataaaacaagccTTACAGAATATAATTTCAGAAACGTTTCATGTGGTTTAGCATGTCAAATGTATATTGtaatacataattaaatgtatttatatattttggaagcaaaacttttgaaaatattaataacaatCTCAGTTATCATACACTCCATGGCTAgtcaaaatgtcatttatattttacaacattgtTGATAGTGATtaattgtcatttcaaaataacagAGCACTGAGCTTCGAATACAATGAACTTTAGTGAAACAGTTAACTAACTTATACGGCTAAAAATAGCTTCAGCCTGCATAGCTTAAAGTTCATTCATGATAACGTCGTATATATTTTAGCAACACAATTAACAGTTTTCTGCAAGCTACTGTTAAGAttgctcatttaaaaatataaccagaaTAAAAATGGCTTACCTCTACGCGTTTCCTTAGATTTGAAAGAGTATTATTTTAAAACGAAATAGCACAGATTCAAGGCAGGCAGAGAAGACACGAATGACTCGTTCTTTTATTCAAGGACTTAAAAAAAACTCGCGTTAATAAGGCCATTGTTGTTGTGACGGGTCAGTTATCTCCTCCGTTGTTTTTCAATGCAGTTTCATTTTCCAAACGATGCATTAGCTGGCTGCTGCACTCGCGTGACTCGCGTAGCTTACGTAAAACAGCGCGGCAACCAATACAAGTTTAAAACGAAGCGCATGCTGTACCCTGATTGGTGGTTTGACGCATCACGTGTGcatcttagttttttttttgtgcagctTTAGTTTGCCCAGTTACGTTTTTTATccactgataaataaaaaggaacgaccgattttttaaaatgtagtggagtaaaaagtaagatatttgactttaaaatgtagtaaagtaaaagtaaaagtctcccaaaataaaagtacttgagtaaagtacagatacacgaaaaaactacttaagtacagtaacgaattacatttacttcgttactgtccaccactggcaaagatgcttatattacggcaaccttccattagaaaacacgcagcgcctcagccagtcaataatgatGATCAGTGATATATGTTGCGGGCATTCAGGGTGTaacgacagtcagttacagtttacatttgacagtttcttgccataatttaagattacattttaatctgttcattaaaaacggcttctggtctccttctctgtatatagcagcgttgctatgctaatcttgcaggcttccctgaagagggtctttgctttcagtatcctaaaCGTATTTGCATTTTCTGCGTTGGACCCTCtcagatccactgcggatgTAATTTCGTTGCGTTGGCAGCCAGCCAGCCTCGTCTCACATGACGTTAAAAAGCACATGCGTGTGCTTGGCATCgagcatcgttgtgatcatAGCTAGTAGTTTAACTTTGCGCGCTCGcgtaatttttttttctccgactgtatgtgttttgcgcaggcgccgcacacacgtgcatgatcttgtttttcaacaatcgttaagttttatcgagtaaattcttatcgacaattaatcgaagatcgattaattgttaacatccctacTTCTGATCTGATAGAGAAGTAGCGCAaaagcactgaatttcagactacttggagggtttacacaaacctctccttaaaagtctcattgttctgTTTATATAAGTAAAGCAGCCTATCTCAGTCCTGCAATGGGTACATTAAAATCACATAAGtgttgtttgaaaaaaaaatatcaaacacACAAAGATGTTTTTCTGACGTttaactctgtatttattttcatgttcacaacacaaacttgtcagcgtctgcctttaaacaagcaaacagtaacgtgtgtgtctgtttgttatcatgtttttatatgaataggttattttcattgccattaaagtgcaattactgaacataaacaggagtttaataaaaatgatcattttagaatttcatatggaacttatctgtttgtgcaaatcaactctacatttatatacaatacatgtttctttagaatcaaactttattcttttatttttattcattcattctttaggaaggatttaaataaaatacaatcccgtttttatttgaatgtattttctacacaCTAGTGAGGTATCCGgatttgtgtataaatgcaagacgtccttacattttgctgttcagtttgtttatttgtggtgaaatgatatggaaatgtgcagatgtgaacgtactgtttgtatggtttaacttacactaggatttgtcatcgcttgcacaagagtgcatatggcaaaaaaaaaaactcagacAGTGTGTGAAATGACTATTAATAGTGTTCAAATAGACAATACTGACACTTACCACTTCAGGTTGAATCTTGAATTCCTGTACGCTGAGATGTCAGCTCGTTTAACAAAGCATCCATCGCATTATCAAACAattctttttgacctcttggagtgaaaacatagaccgaacttgaaGCCACGTATGATCTGCCTCCGATATCTCGCACAACGCACACGCGCCCTCATCTGCTTCTCATATCATCTAcgcgcgctaaagggtgacACAGCCTGTCTTGCGAAACTTTCAAACACGCCCTATAaagtttaatatatatatatatatattcattaattattaccatttgacAGTAGCCCAGTAACGCCGccaaatgtagcgaagtaaaaagtacccatccttaaatttactctaaaagtactagttacccaaaaaacgtactcaagtaaatgttaagaagtaaatgtaatttgttaatacCCACCTCTGATGTACATCCCCAGCTAGATTCTGTCACAGGACACATTACACATTTTTCACTCCATTTAAAAAGCAATGCATTGTCCAGTATATGCCTCATACCTCTGTGGGTCGCCCAGCACTTTCGAAATCAGTCACAGCAGATGTGGTCTCTTCATCATCATTATCCTAGAGTGGAAATATGCAAGGTTACTTTGTCTGGCAGACAAAGTGAAAGATCTAAAAGCAACTGGTTCTAAAAATGCATCACTAACAATTGTGACAGACTGTGTGGTTTCAGGAGGATCCAATAATACAATGCATCCATCAGCAACTGCAAGAAAAAAGATGTGCAAATTACTAAAGTATGACAGAAACCGAATAAAGGCATTAGGAACATgcaagaataaaaaaacaagattaCCGTATACAGCATATGCTGTTAAATAGAATATATGCATAATGCAAACTAACAAAAGAAAGGCAagcattttaaaaatgcatttactCTGTCAGTTATTTTTTGCCAAGCCAATTGTCTTTCCCTCGCATATGCAGCTGTATTGCTTTTTTCATTATAATGGGCAGAACTCTTCATAAGCCAACATTTAAACTTCTAACTCTGCTTCGGAGAAATACGCAGCACTTAACTTTTCTCCCTTAGTTTCCATGGTGACTCCTGAAATCGGTGTTCCATTGAAAATGCCTTTATATGTTCACCGTGCGCACACAATAACTCGAGGTTTTTAGCATTAAGTTGATTAAACTAACTCGACACAGGTGTTATGGAACCGACATACACTGAGTAAGCAAGTTTGGGGTTGATCAACCCAAAGTTCAGAGTTAATCTGATGGTAAGTTAAccctgctttctggaatacactcctgccctcaactgatgtttatgttgtcatgttgtgtattggccaccagttgtgtgattgcaataccagttttggccacaatcctacatactgttccaaTGATGCACAGCAGAGTTATGATGCTAAATACAGCGCAGGCAACCGTCACATAGAAGAGACAATTTTTTATCTGGACACTCTTCCACCATAACTGTtcgtaaaaaaatgaaattgctaAGACTTTGTTTTTAAACGTCTTAAATACAGAGGAAACACaacaataaaagtaattttgtttttaacaaatttgataTATTTCACGTATTAATGTAAGTATTTAAATGTAAGTCATGATTTATCACGGCTTTTGTTTAGTGTGCAAGGTGAGATTGGTAATAATTAAAGCCTAACACAGAAAACAGTGAGATATCCCAGTGCATTTTATTGAATATTAAAGATGAGTCggattattaaatataaaagtacAATGAACTGAAAAGTATACTTTATAAAAACTTTAGTCTGCATCAAACCAAATAGagcaatatatattttataataaacttATGCTAACATGCACTTACCCTTAACTGATAAAAATGTGATCATGCTAAACGTGATTTTTGCTTCATAATTGAATTCACACCAGTACAGGGCGGTGTCTGTCACAGTCAGGTTTAAGAAGGTGATGGTGAAGCTGGGGAATGTACCCCTTATTGTTATTTCAACATTTGAATCTTCATTAAGAGTTAAAGTGCCATCATAGTAAAAGAAGAAGATTCTCTGTGGTTTTGGTTCTCCTGGTTTATGCCTATACATGTAAACCCCATGCTGATTGTTGTCTTCAGTTTCACAATGGATGCTGGCGTTTCCCCCAAGATGCCCCTCTACCATCGTACCTGTTCATGGAGAAATGAAACTGCTAAGACTTTGTTTTTAAACTCCTTTAATACATTCAGTCAATATACACTATGCaggaaatacaaaaataaaaaagtaaatgttttaacAGATTAGATATATTGTAAGTATTTAAATGTAAGTCATGATTTATCACAGCTTTTGTTTAGTGTGCAAGGTGAGATTGGTAATAATTAAAGCCTAACTCAAAAGACAGTCTGGGATATCAATGCATTTTATTGAGTATTTAAGATGAGTCtgattattaaatataaaagtacAATGAAACTGAACTGAAAGTAAACTCTATAAACATTTTAGTCTGCATCAAACCAAATAAAATCCACTTTTAGTTGCACTTTTCTACTTAAGAGGGTTTTTTTCtgttacactctaaaaaaaatgttgggttgttttaaacccCAGGCTGGGtaattggacagaacacatttctgggttaaaataaaacagctgggttgtttcaacatggttgattaacaataacccagcctgggtttaaaacaacacaacattttTTAGTGTGTAACAGAAAAAACCCTCTTAAGTAGAAAAGTGCAACTAAAAGTGGATTTTATTTGGTTTGATACagattaaaatgtttataaagCTTACTTTTCAGTTCAGTTTCATTGCACTTTTATATTTAATCATCAGACTCATCTTAAATATTCAAAAAAAGAATAGAGTGTAGGAGTGTACATTTTTTAGAGTGGAGGTTGTTAAATAATCACAATTATTTTAGTGACTTCTTCACAATGTAAGATTCAGTGACGCATCATAAACAATCTAACTATAAATTTAACTATTTTCTATAAAAGCTTAACTCTTACAATTGGTGGtgtaaataacatattttagagtcaaataaaacaaatacgTACCTTTCAAATGTGGATCTTGTAATGAGTAGCTACTGAAACAGATCACCAACAGTAAACTATAACTCACAACGCTTGACATTTTCTGAGCTCTGAAAAACAAAACCTAGTTATGGTTACATTAACTGAAATGTCATATCAGATGATTCAGACACAGCTGTGAGGAAACTTTATAGATGTACTAGAAACTGAGGGCGTAACGCTGTGAGCTGACGTTCCTACAGGtatacagcaaaaaatatatatttccaaatataCAAACAATGGCCAAAAATTAtttactgaaatatattttaaatcatttataaTCACATTgcattgaaagaaaaactttgtatgttacaaactgttgtatgttaaatatatatttaactgcaaaaataaacttataattttatattttatacatacttatactacatttaatacaaaatgttatattttggccaggaaaacgtattttgccatatgggttgtaCAATTAGAAATGCATTTGttcccctgaaatacatttaattatgctaaacatggttgtatgtgttgtcagtcctctaataaacacaaaaataggcgctttttgattcCCCCCCCCCAAAAGTCTGTATTTGGAAGTGTATAACTCTGTCTGAAGGTTTCTGGAGCACTCTGGGCCAATTTTGTTTGATGCAGCTAATCTCAGCTTgtagaagaaaaagaaaagcaagatctctctatcataatctatgcaaaagttctTCTATtacaactgaagggaggaaaaataccctttttgtataaaatttctgcctaaaaacatttgaagtgtccccatacccacatacagtggaataaatgcaatttctttatatcattttacagaaaaccctttgtagttacattaaaaaatgctgctgtttgtgacaaatattaaTATGCATGTTGCTTTTCATATAACTGTAAAACCCGACAAGTTCAGAGTACTCAAAAATCATTTTCTCAGCATAGACCCGCGGCGCACTTTCTGGTCTCCTTTCCTGTGTATAGCAGCGTTGCTATGACAATCGTTGGATTATGGCTAGTTGAACTTCTGCGCGCTCGCTTCATTTTTTCCCCAAAGAATGATTAATTGCTAACATCCCTACATCATACCTTAATAAAGGAATACAATTGATTAAAGTCATTATTAAAGTGTATTCGTTATATCTTAAAAAACCTACAGGGAATGTTTTGGGAACGTTCTCTCTAGGTTATAAAATGAAACCTAAAAATAACCTACAGATAACATATTGGGAACGTTCTCTCTAGGTTATAAATGAAACCTAAAAATAACCCACAGGGAACATACTGGGGATGTtctctttaggttataatataCATGGAACGTTCCCAGTATGTTTTTATTTGGTTACCAAAAATAATCAAATGGGAACATTAGGGGAAcgttctgtgtttgctgggtatgatgttagaagcttttgATTGTTGTAAAAACTGAGAGCTAGGCGGCTAACGATAAACCAATATGTTAACCTAaagtgaattaaatgtttatttatttgtcaataGGTTTTACCTCAGTCTAACATTATTCTATAGATTTCTATTTTCTTTCTTCACGTAGTAACTTAGGCTATATGTGagaactaaaatatattttagtgattcCCATCCAGATGATGCTATTGATTGTTGCAACTTTGGAGAGGCGACTAACTGCTGTAGTAGGATCTTTTTAACCTTAAGtaattaaatgcattaatttgcaataaatatattttataattattctTAATTGTGATGAAATCACtagttatttatatatttgatcaAATGCAATGTTATCTAAATACAGTgatgtgttgaggtatttttatttaaaataacctgtgttataatacatttatataaaatttcAATAGACCATTTtccattaataaaataatgtaattattatatattttgtattaaatatattgttttattactCCTTATATGGAAATGTGTTTTACTTATTTAAGATAGATATGATAGATAAAAGACAACGTGGAATGTACTAAAAGACATGCCATACTTTAGTAAGCATACTTCACCAAGGCTGGAGTCTCGAGCTCTTTCAGTGCGTGCAAGGAGCGGCGGTAACGTGCCCTGTCATTCAACCGTGCATACTCCCAGCAAACACTTTTTTTGTGTtcccaaaacatttttttatgttctcAAAATGTCCTCCTAATGTTATTTTCCaatgtttgatttttgttttcttcttttgtTTGAGTTTTGGTTTCTTTACAGAAATAGAACGTTATTCTAACGTTAGGTGAAGTTAAACGAACCTAAAATAACGTTCTATTTctgtaaagaaaactttcctgctaaccaaaaacaaacattggaaAATAACGTTACGggaacaaaaactaacgttaggggaaagTTTTGAAAACCAAAAGCTAACGTTAGGGGAAAGTTTGGGGAAACAAAATTTGTTAGCTGGGTTAGCGCTATCATAACAACGGATCTGCAGAAAACATCGCGTCAGATAACAGACGATAACAATCGATAGAGAGGAACACCGTGATCAACATGATAACAAAGCCTAAAATAATACTCGGACTTACTTGCATTAACTTTATATTTCACCAGAATATACAAACACGGACAGAAAGTCTTCAACAGCTGATCCCACTCCGGCTCTTTCCTTTTAATCGTTTTATCGTTTAACGCCTCGTGACTCAAGAACGAGAGCCAAATAGTGATGGGCGAATTCCAAGCACTGCTTCTTGAGGCTTTGAAACATTaatgaatcttttgtttcgaatcatttgttcggagcttgtttcaaactggccaaagtcacgtgattttagcaaacgaattcgacgattcaccactagggggagttgatcacaaatgaccagtgtaggggtgaactcgggtcagttatattataaaagttcataaaacattcatccttctaactaataacactaccatttgtctactttttgtttttttttagacaaatttaatgacaaaaatgtatattattaaaAAGGGAGtttgttttaatgatttgtttgccataAATACAACTAAAAATCACAGAATAGGCtacacttttaattatgtcctaattaaattaaatgcttCATTTTTCTTAACAACAAATTTTAGaacaatcttgctattattttgtaaaaagtgttaaatgtttgGAAAGATCttgctgcttttacactattttgaccagcaggtgtcgccatcgtgtatggtgtttcgaacgcttcggaaaaactgaatcaatttacgaagcaattggttcaatagattcgaagcttcgaaaagcttcgtttctcccaaATGCTTGTTTGAGATGCGCCTTGCCTCGCCTGAAATATAGGCGAGAGTAGGCGGCTGCagcaggggcgtcgctagaccccttttactgagGCACGTGCCGCACTTGtagtgatgagcgagtcacccgaaactcggatcatttaacccgatccctaaaatgactcgagaaccatgagtccttagtgaccattaacccgagtcagttgagtcctctcagattttgcattaaaaatgagaaattgtattaaacaaagctcttcaaatgtttacaacagaattacaacaaataactcgacataagctgccataggttctataacttgcaacaacgagctaatttacatcaccaaatgtcgactgggggtaccgagtgaaccaaaagctgctattccggatcattatttcttgcagctccgagtccgagtacaaagggatgcgtgcgcgcggcaatgagttggtcggcggctcggggattcacacagagagtgactcaacTCATGGAGCTTGAATCCTGGGCTAGGAGAAACAAGCTTTGCTCGTGTTGTTAACTCACTGACTCATGTAGGCTAATCTGTTGAAAtatttgactggcacaatgttttgggtagaagctgcaaatgtttaacatttttaaatacgaggactgctgcagcagtgctgctggaaagatccgccaccgacggacgtacacggctcctcttgttgactgagtcactcagagtgacgtgagtggttcactcacaggacccgtgcaggagcgggcgagcggctctgtctgggactcactcacaagattaaccgaagcctatcgtggatcttttaagtcaatctgaaacaggacacGTTCCTCTCACGTCCAAGTCAACCAAGCCTGACATCTTCTAAATGTGGTGTTGATAT
The Paramisgurnus dabryanus chromosome 1, PD_genome_1.1, whole genome shotgun sequence genome window above contains:
- the LOC135752545 gene encoding uncharacterized protein isoform X2, which translates into the protein MSSVVSYSLLLVICFSSYSLQDPHLKGTMVEGHLGGNASIHCETEDNNQHGVYMYRHKPGEPKPQRIFFFYYDGTLTLNEDSNVEITIRGTFPSFTITFLNLTVTDTALYWCEFNYEAKITFSMITFLSVKVADGCIVLLDPPETTQSVTIDNDDEETTSAVTDFESAGRPTELSAKELYKVHLLRQIKKTDMDMDLIQLQLEEKRLAIKKAKLEIELLEHRLKDMKK
- the LOC135752545 gene encoding uncharacterized protein isoform X1 is translated as MQVLFFRAQKMSSVVSYSLLLVICFSSYSLQDPHLKGTMVEGHLGGNASIHCETEDNNQHGVYMYRHKPGEPKPQRIFFFYYDGTLTLNEDSNVEITIRGTFPSFTITFLNLTVTDTALYWCEFNYEAKITFSMITFLSVKVADGCIVLLDPPETTQSVTIDNDDEETTSAVTDFESAGRPTELSAKELYKVHLLRQIKKTDMDMDLIQLQLEEKRLAIKKAKLEIELLEHRLKDMKK